One window of Pyxicephalus adspersus chromosome 4, UCB_Pads_2.0, whole genome shotgun sequence genomic DNA carries:
- the LOC140329098 gene encoding taste receptor type 2 member 3-like, which translates to MDSAFLISLSVFIFALISFGFLLNGFIFIKNITEWFQGNQLHAIDLIMASLGLIRIFLLMVYVLTTSVFISAELYNLTKLDFDYIIIPQGFVEFYSLWWGTVLCVFYCVKITNYSNRLFIKLKMRISHMVPWLLLGSMIMSCLSCFPYFWLKFLLPKIRSNQSYNGTNHESITLSSHVVSFLQLKNLYFIFICYMFVVAYPRMHSVVLIISNVKLKQSIINVLHCLK; encoded by the exons ATGGATTCTGCTTTTCTGATTTctttatcagtttttatttttgctttgatcTCTTTTGGGTTCTTGTTAAAtggattcatttttataaaaaacatcaCTGAGTGGTTTCAAG GTAATCAGCTCCACGCTATTGATCTTATTATGGCAAGCCTGGGCTTGATAAGGATTTTTCTCCTCATGGTTTATGTACTTACAACTTCTGTTTTCATATCCGCTGAGTTGTACAATTTAACTAAGTTGGATTTTGACTATATTATTATTCCACAAGGATTTGTTGAGTTCTATAGCCTGTGGTGGGGCACTGTGCTCTGCGTCTTCTACTGCGTGAAGATTACCAACTACAGCAACAGATTATTCATTAAACTCAAGATGAGGATCTCTCACATGGTCCCTTGGCTTCTTCTGGGCTCGATGATAATGTCTTGCCTCTCTTGTTTTCCATATTTCTGGCTTAAATTTTTACTTCCCAAGATAAGATCCAACCAAAGTTATAATGGAACAAACCATGAAAGTATAACTTTAAGCTCACATGTAGTCAGTTT TTTGCAgctaaaaaatctttatttcattttcatttgctatatgtttgtGGTTGCCTATCCCAGAATGCACTCTGTTGTGTTAATCATTAGCAATGTAAAGCTAAAACAATCCATTATTAATGTTCTCCACTGCCTAAAGTAA